The window GCTCTTCCTCCTCTGGCCGCTGCTGTTCACGGCCGCCTACGGGGCCTGGCAGCAGAGCAAGCTGCCCCAGCGGACCTTCGAGTTCATCCAGTATTTCATCGCCACGGGGGCGGCCCTGCCGGTGGACACGGCGGCCTGGGTGGCCGGCCGCTATCAGGAGGCCCAGCGGTATGTGAGCGCTGTCCAGGCCACGACGGCCCCGGCCGCCTCCGGCGGGGAGGCCGCGCCCGGCGGGGCGTATCGCTTCTGCCCCCAGTGCGGAGCGGAGCTCCCGGCCGGCGCCCGCTTCTGCCCCGCCTGCGGCGCCAAGCTGGGCGCATAGACACCGGAAAGGAGGGATCCAGTGCGAGCCGGACGCCTTCGATGGTCGGAAGCCATGGTTTGGAAGGAGCGCGCCCTTGGGGCCTGGCTGTTCTCGGATGTCCAAGGGCTGCAGACCCTGGAGTGGGTGGCCCTGGCCGTTGTCATCCTGGCCCTGCTGGGCGCGGTGGCCGCCTATCTCCGCAGCCACCCCGATGTCGTGGGCGGGGCGGTCGCCGAGGCCATCCGCTCGTTCTTCGCCCGCCTGACCGAGACCTTCGGCCCCATCCTCTCGCCGTTTTTCCCCTTCCCCCCTCAAGCGTGAGGGGAGGGGAAAGCGAGGAGGGGAC is drawn from Thermoflexus hugenholtzii and contains these coding sequences:
- a CDS encoding zinc ribbon domain-containing protein, which translates into the protein MPDQRVFHAPNLDMGRLVQSLADWYRAQKFEVQVLDLPQGGVVIQARQDETWRNLLGVSSALNVALRRQGDSLQVEIGAGKWVDKAVAAGAGLFLLWPLLFTAAYGAWQQSKLPQRTFEFIQYFIATGAALPVDTAAWVAGRYQEAQRYVSAVQATTAPAASGGEAAPGGAYRFCPQCGAELPAGARFCPACGAKLGA